The following coding sequences lie in one Novipirellula aureliae genomic window:
- a CDS encoding DUF447 domain-containing protein: protein MILESIVTTVDQRGRVNIAPMGPSVDEGFQTAMVDELVFELRPFSSSQTYKNLVANRTATIHVTDNVDLFSRAVTGGFENGEDVRSMVDCLDDQFYVLRDCHRWFAVEIDESITVSNDREKSGEAIRHRFVCHVKQTGIVRPFFGFNRAKHAVVEAAILASRIGILPIEQIRIELESLQPLVDKTGGKTEMDAFDRIKRLVDGVTPNRSLLQSNASS from the coding sequence ATGATTCTCGAATCAATAGTCACGACCGTTGACCAGAGAGGACGAGTGAACATCGCACCGATGGGGCCATCGGTGGACGAGGGTTTCCAAACCGCAATGGTGGACGAGCTTGTCTTTGAATTACGTCCCTTTTCGTCTTCACAGACCTACAAGAATTTGGTTGCCAATCGTACCGCCACCATTCATGTGACGGACAACGTCGACCTGTTTTCCCGTGCGGTGACGGGCGGGTTCGAGAATGGGGAGGATGTCCGTTCGATGGTCGATTGTCTTGATGATCAGTTCTATGTTCTGCGTGATTGTCACCGCTGGTTTGCTGTGGAAATTGACGAGAGCATCACTGTATCGAATGATCGAGAAAAATCGGGCGAAGCGATTCGGCACCGTTTCGTTTGCCATGTCAAGCAAACGGGAATCGTCCGCCCCTTCTTTGGTTTTAACCGGGCGAAACATGCGGTTGTGGAAGCGGCCATTCTTGCCTCACGCATTGGTATATTGCCGATCGAGCAGATTCGGATCGAGCTTGAATCGCTACAACCGTTGGTCGACAAGACAGGCGGTAAGACCGAGATGGATGCTTTCGATCGAATCAAACGGTTGGTGGATGGTGTGACCCCAAATCGATCTCTCTTGCAATCGAATGCTTCGTCATGA
- a CDS encoding anthranilate synthase component II, with translation MILLLDNYDSFVHNLARYFRKLGCKTLVVRSDEIDVQACQERSPEAIVISPGPGHPSDAGCSVSVVRDLSSTVPILGVCLGHQAIGLAFGAQIVRCAPVHGSASTITHDREGVFRNCPSPCQVGRYHSLAVGPSNFPKTLSITARTNDGIIMGIRHRQLPVFGVQFHPESILSEIGETVVKNFVDTLKTK, from the coding sequence ATGATCTTGCTTCTCGACAACTACGATTCGTTCGTCCACAATTTGGCACGCTACTTTCGTAAATTGGGTTGCAAGACATTGGTCGTCCGCAGCGATGAGATTGACGTACAGGCGTGCCAAGAACGATCACCCGAGGCGATCGTCATCTCCCCAGGCCCCGGTCACCCTAGCGATGCTGGCTGCTCGGTTTCCGTGGTTCGCGATTTGTCGTCGACGGTACCGATTTTGGGTGTCTGTTTGGGGCATCAAGCGATCGGGCTGGCCTTTGGTGCTCAAATCGTTCGTTGTGCTCCGGTCCACGGATCGGCATCGACCATCACGCACGACCGAGAAGGGGTTTTTCGAAACTGCCCATCGCCCTGCCAAGTGGGACGCTACCATTCGCTAGCGGTCGGTCCGAGCAACTTTCCGAAAACCTTGTCGATCACCGCCAGAACCAATGACGGCATCATCATGGGCATCCGGCATCGACAATTGCCCGTTTTTGGTGTCCAATTTCACCCAGAATCGATTCTTTCGGAGATCGGTGAAACGGTGGTGAAGAATTTTGTTGACACGTTGAAAACGAAGTAA
- a CDS encoding ExbD/TolR family protein: MRIRNRGEVEKNELNMTSMIDIVFLLLVFFVMTFKIVEMEGDFNVRMPLGESSGVIDETDLPLKLRLRADANGQLASMSLNDIDLGRDFVQLRSNVLSLVGNSAPIEGDEGPEIEIDSDYNLRYENVINAITAVSGYKDGNQVVKLIEKIKFAKARR; this comes from the coding sequence ATGAGAATTCGTAACCGTGGTGAGGTTGAAAAGAATGAACTCAACATGACCAGCATGATTGATATCGTCTTCTTATTGCTCGTTTTCTTCGTGATGACTTTCAAAATCGTTGAGATGGAAGGCGATTTCAATGTCCGTATGCCTCTCGGTGAAAGTAGTGGGGTCATTGACGAAACGGATTTGCCCCTAAAACTTCGGCTCCGCGCGGACGCCAATGGACAATTGGCCTCGATGTCTCTAAACGATATCGATTTGGGTAGAGACTTTGTCCAACTTCGTAGCAACGTTTTGTCCTTGGTCGGCAATTCGGCACCGATAGAAGGTGACGAGGGACCCGAGATTGAAATCGACAGCGACTACAATCTGCGATACGAAAATGTGATTAACGCGATTACGGCGGTGAGTGGCTACAAGGATGGCAATCAAGTGGTCAAGCTTATCGAGAAGATTAAATTCGCAAAGGCTCGTCGGTAA
- a CDS encoding ExbD/TolR family protein translates to MRVKSKKPDLSSGDLTPMIDMTFQLIAFFMVLINFAQTEANDRVVLPSSQLVKPPEAPLEFPIILHVAQDGEIVLGGDDYTVETLRIGLQREMVVIKAEGKTADDASVVIRAHRDTAMGDVQEVIRVAQEQSLVNFALRVKEDNR, encoded by the coding sequence ATGCGAGTCAAATCGAAAAAGCCTGACTTGTCCAGTGGCGACTTGACGCCAATGATTGACATGACGTTTCAATTGATCGCATTTTTCATGGTTCTGATCAACTTTGCGCAAACCGAAGCGAACGATCGAGTCGTCTTGCCTAGCAGCCAATTGGTCAAGCCGCCCGAAGCTCCATTGGAGTTCCCGATCATCCTCCATGTCGCACAGGATGGCGAAATTGTCTTGGGTGGCGATGACTACACGGTCGAAACGTTACGCATTGGCTTGCAGCGTGAGATGGTGGTCATCAAGGCGGAAGGCAAAACAGCGGACGACGCAAGCGTTGTCATCCGTGCCCATCGAGATACCGCAATGGGCGACGTTCAAGAGGTGATCCGCGTGGCACAGGAGCAGAGTCTGGTGAACTTTGCCCTGCGAGTGAAAGAGGACAATCGCTAA
- a CDS encoding MotA/TolQ/ExbB proton channel family protein yields the protein MSVGKSVVRLLRLPCFALLASLMFSASAGAQDEDAMAEFGVDVAGGPTEVIVAENEPGVDAGDETTPAAKDQNLLSWVIKSLGWGYVFIFLALSISLVSLFVMNVLAARRDTLCPNELIENFEELLNEKQFQEAYDMARADESVLGKVLSAGLAKISRGYDKALEGMQEVGEEESMKLEHLLSYMALIGNLSPMIGLFGTVHGMISSFQVIAVGGASPKPAELASGISTALFTTLIGLAIAIPAIAAYNILRNRVSRLLLEVGVSSENLMSRFEDVQPKGAKK from the coding sequence ATGTCCGTTGGAAAATCGGTTGTTCGCTTGCTTCGCTTGCCTTGTTTCGCCCTGCTCGCATCGCTGATGTTTTCGGCTTCGGCCGGGGCACAAGATGAAGATGCAATGGCCGAATTCGGCGTGGACGTGGCGGGAGGGCCTACGGAGGTCATCGTCGCCGAAAACGAGCCGGGTGTGGATGCCGGTGATGAAACGACACCTGCCGCCAAAGATCAAAACCTGCTCAGTTGGGTGATCAAATCACTCGGTTGGGGCTACGTGTTCATCTTCCTGGCTCTTTCGATCTCGCTCGTTTCCCTGTTCGTGATGAACGTCTTGGCCGCACGACGCGACACGCTTTGTCCCAACGAATTGATTGAGAATTTTGAGGAATTGTTGAACGAAAAACAGTTCCAAGAAGCCTACGATATGGCCCGTGCTGATGAGTCGGTTTTGGGCAAAGTGCTTTCTGCAGGGCTCGCAAAGATCTCTCGTGGGTACGACAAAGCTCTCGAAGGGATGCAGGAGGTCGGCGAAGAAGAGAGTATGAAACTCGAACATTTGCTCTCCTACATGGCCTTGATTGGTAACCTCAGTCCAATGATCGGGCTGTTTGGAACCGTTCACGGAATGATTTCGTCGTTCCAGGTCATCGCAGTCGGCGGGGCATCGCCGAAACCGGCTGAATTAGCGTCCGGTATCTCGACGGCGTTGTTTACGACGCTGATCGGATTGGCGATTGCGATCCCAGCGATTGCCGCCTACAACATTCTCCGCAACCGTGTCTCTCGGCTCTTGCTCGAAGTCGGCGTGTCGAGTGAAAACTTGATGAGCCGATTTGAAGATGTTCAGCCCAAGGGGGCCAAAAAGTAG
- a CDS encoding tetratricopeptide repeat protein, with protein MTRSVYRNAHQPCLPFLIILVTASLFACAQAYAQNDTIYPLTGSPIRAAVVETTAEYVAVERGATNQKISSGEILKILFEGDPPGLTKGREFALDGQYKQALEDLAEVVRDTLPRKIIEEDWEFYVAYSQSQLALAGQADKKSAAAQMIAFASNHRTSWHWFSAAKVIGDLALALGNTDDAFKWYGVLRRAPSTTQKIQSVYLTGLAHFAAGDVEKAIAEFEKVIGINVQSAPDARLQSLAKAALAKAYAKQNQADKGLELVSSVIAELGPTDIEMSARAYNAQGANFESKGDTEGAILAYLHTHLMFSSQSDADAFALSRLAELWPKVGKPERAAAARQRLRDRYPGFRP; from the coding sequence ATGACTCGTTCGGTTTACCGAAATGCCCATCAGCCCTGTTTGCCGTTTCTTATCATTTTGGTTACGGCAAGCCTATTTGCATGCGCCCAAGCGTATGCTCAAAATGACACGATCTATCCGCTGACCGGATCGCCCATTCGCGCAGCAGTCGTCGAGACGACTGCCGAGTACGTCGCGGTTGAGCGTGGCGCGACGAACCAGAAGATTTCGTCGGGAGAGATCCTGAAGATCCTGTTCGAAGGTGATCCTCCAGGGCTGACCAAAGGCCGTGAATTTGCTCTGGATGGCCAATACAAACAGGCACTCGAAGATTTGGCCGAAGTCGTCCGAGACACTCTGCCTCGCAAGATCATCGAAGAGGATTGGGAATTTTATGTTGCCTACTCGCAAAGCCAATTGGCCTTGGCGGGACAAGCGGACAAAAAGTCCGCGGCCGCTCAGATGATCGCGTTCGCATCGAACCACCGGACGTCTTGGCATTGGTTTAGCGCGGCAAAGGTAATCGGTGATTTAGCTCTCGCGCTCGGAAACACCGATGATGCGTTTAAGTGGTATGGAGTGCTGCGGCGAGCTCCCAGTACGACCCAGAAAATCCAGTCGGTTTACTTGACGGGATTGGCCCACTTCGCGGCAGGCGATGTCGAAAAAGCGATCGCCGAGTTTGAAAAGGTGATTGGAATCAATGTCCAATCCGCTCCCGATGCTCGTTTGCAATCGCTCGCCAAGGCCGCCTTGGCGAAGGCCTACGCGAAACAGAACCAAGCCGATAAAGGACTCGAACTTGTCTCTTCCGTTATCGCCGAATTGGGGCCAACCGATATCGAAATGTCCGCCCGTGCCTACAACGCGCAAGGTGCCAATTTTGAGTCAAAAGGCGATACCGAAGGTGCGATACTCGCTTATTTGCACACCCATTTGATGTTTTCAAGCCAAAGTGATGCCGATGCTTTTGCATTGTCGCGGTTGGCTGAACTTTGGCCCAAAGTCGGCAAGCCAGAGCGGGCTGCGGCAGCACGACAACGCTTAAGAGATCGCTATCCCGGATTTCGCCCTTGA
- a CDS encoding tetratricopeptide repeat protein has product MLMTLVGMQTASAKEPANAFIKQLRADGYFDMTIVYLDRLSSYPGVDDSLLQAVELEKAQVYIDAAVASRSVSDRDDYFAKAESSLSRFLENQSHPRLSEARLQLGKLQMVRGNQLEMLDTISANKEKARQSYVAAAETFQTIVDDLREKLKTMRGQSDDDKIDPGLRDRYRGEFLQAKRNTAEARRLAAMTYADPAKDGRQLLEEAIAEFEDLTKNYDGFVTGALALVNLGQSYDALGQAEKAKDCYLRMLEQPEDDDLREAKFQSATGLIRMAMSESPPNYAAAIERAAVLVQDVRPNEVGLQSLASLKLELAKAYLAKAADKENLKKAETNIAESDGRKLLNEIVKVPGTHLEESQELLRSLGIKVAEVKIPKVEDPKNFDDALEAARQLLQVSETTKQALELIERQGGDGPDLQTQKAELNQQWKNSIVVAIEILKRGITMVDASTDLSQLGEARQILAYLLYQEKQYRDAAAVGSFIAQTLPGTELGQQGGMIALNSFQMLLSEVPEAQIPNLIGRIRDFADSLGDGWPDDSLASAARGIMVQLALRNNEFDRSKELIEEMDAGPERARFERLLGRIYWNASVVAKREGDEGEAEKQLKEADRFLVAGLDGIGNAEIESEVLQAALVLAKVRLRQGKGSQALTVLENASYGPLKRRDEVAAQDDAFRGNLAALELNIVVSQMTSPNADLDALMKRATEVMEKLQATFNDAEGQKRLAGIYAEMATELQSELESTSGEKKTQLIEAFRVFLSRIAATTQNPTRLKWIIQTLVQLGESAMPAKAIKAEGQAAELLSSAVQTSKKLQASGEESSLAIQFQLGRAQRLLGNYKDALDIFTAILTEKPTMLDAQVEAATAYENWALILPDRFKPKAYEAALFGARKGSDNKNILWGWGKISSLANRNQQFEETFFLARYHIALSRFLWGRAAKDPKLFKRAEQDIVQVQALYPDLGGDQHKQKFEALLRQIQKEIGK; this is encoded by the coding sequence ATGCTAATGACGCTTGTGGGGATGCAAACGGCGAGTGCAAAAGAGCCGGCTAACGCCTTTATCAAGCAACTTCGGGCAGATGGTTATTTCGATATGACGATTGTCTATCTCGACCGCTTGAGCTCGTACCCTGGAGTCGACGATTCTCTGTTGCAGGCTGTTGAACTGGAGAAAGCGCAGGTCTACATCGATGCGGCCGTTGCGTCTCGAAGCGTCAGCGATCGGGATGACTATTTTGCCAAGGCCGAGTCATCGTTGTCCCGATTTCTTGAGAATCAATCTCATCCCCGCCTCTCGGAAGCTCGCCTTCAGCTTGGCAAGTTGCAAATGGTTCGCGGTAATCAGTTGGAGATGCTCGATACGATTTCTGCGAATAAGGAGAAGGCCCGCCAATCTTATGTCGCGGCAGCTGAGACATTTCAAACGATCGTCGACGATTTGCGAGAAAAACTGAAAACGATGCGAGGCCAATCGGATGATGACAAGATCGATCCAGGGCTTCGGGACCGATATCGTGGTGAGTTCTTGCAAGCCAAACGGAATACTGCCGAGGCGAGACGGTTGGCCGCGATGACTTATGCGGATCCAGCAAAGGATGGCCGTCAGTTGCTTGAGGAGGCGATTGCGGAATTCGAAGATCTCACAAAAAACTACGACGGGTTTGTGACCGGAGCGTTGGCGCTTGTCAATTTAGGTCAATCCTACGACGCCCTAGGGCAAGCGGAAAAGGCGAAGGACTGTTATTTACGGATGCTTGAGCAACCGGAAGATGACGATCTGAGAGAGGCGAAGTTTCAATCGGCCACCGGCCTGATTCGAATGGCCATGTCCGAGTCGCCACCAAACTATGCCGCGGCGATCGAACGTGCTGCGGTGCTCGTGCAAGACGTTCGACCCAATGAGGTTGGGCTCCAAAGCTTGGCAAGCTTGAAGTTGGAATTGGCAAAAGCCTATCTGGCCAAGGCGGCTGACAAAGAAAACCTCAAGAAGGCGGAAACGAACATTGCTGAATCCGATGGACGAAAGCTGCTCAATGAAATTGTCAAGGTTCCTGGTACTCATTTGGAGGAATCACAAGAGCTACTGCGAAGCTTGGGAATCAAAGTCGCCGAGGTCAAGATACCGAAGGTCGAAGACCCTAAGAATTTCGACGACGCTCTCGAAGCTGCTCGCCAATTGTTGCAGGTGAGCGAAACCACCAAACAGGCACTTGAGCTCATCGAGAGGCAAGGTGGTGATGGCCCGGATCTGCAAACGCAAAAAGCAGAGCTCAATCAACAATGGAAGAATTCGATCGTCGTCGCGATCGAGATTTTGAAACGCGGGATCACGATGGTCGATGCTTCGACCGATTTATCCCAGCTTGGCGAAGCACGCCAGATTTTAGCTTATTTGTTGTATCAAGAAAAACAGTATCGCGATGCTGCCGCCGTCGGCAGCTTTATTGCACAAACCTTGCCTGGCACCGAACTTGGCCAGCAAGGTGGCATGATTGCACTCAATTCCTTCCAAATGCTGCTTTCCGAAGTTCCGGAAGCTCAGATACCAAATTTGATCGGTCGAATACGAGACTTTGCCGATTCATTAGGGGATGGATGGCCCGATGATTCATTGGCCTCCGCTGCCCGAGGAATCATGGTTCAATTGGCCCTTCGCAATAACGAATTTGATCGCTCCAAGGAGTTGATCGAGGAGATGGATGCGGGTCCAGAACGAGCTCGATTTGAACGCTTGCTTGGTCGGATCTATTGGAATGCCTCGGTCGTTGCAAAACGAGAGGGCGATGAAGGTGAAGCGGAGAAACAATTGAAAGAAGCCGATAGATTTCTGGTTGCAGGCCTCGATGGAATCGGCAATGCGGAGATCGAAAGCGAGGTTCTGCAAGCCGCTTTGGTGTTGGCCAAAGTCAGGTTGCGTCAGGGTAAGGGTTCGCAGGCATTGACGGTATTGGAAAATGCATCTTACGGGCCGCTCAAACGACGCGATGAAGTCGCCGCTCAAGATGACGCGTTCCGTGGGAATCTCGCTGCACTCGAACTGAATATTGTGGTCTCGCAAATGACCAGCCCCAACGCGGACCTCGACGCATTGATGAAGCGTGCAACCGAAGTGATGGAGAAGTTGCAGGCCACGTTCAACGATGCCGAGGGGCAAAAACGGTTGGCGGGAATCTATGCGGAAATGGCTACCGAACTCCAAAGTGAATTGGAATCGACCAGCGGTGAAAAGAAAACGCAGCTGATCGAAGCGTTCCGCGTGTTCTTAAGCCGAATCGCCGCGACAACGCAAAATCCAACGCGGCTAAAATGGATCATCCAAACATTGGTCCAACTTGGCGAGTCAGCGATGCCTGCCAAGGCGATCAAGGCGGAAGGACAAGCAGCGGAGCTGCTCTCATCGGCTGTGCAAACTTCCAAGAAGCTACAGGCATCAGGCGAAGAATCTTCGCTAGCGATCCAGTTTCAACTTGGCCGTGCTCAGCGGCTACTCGGGAACTATAAAGACGCTCTCGATATTTTTACGGCCATCTTGACCGAGAAGCCAACCATGCTCGACGCCCAAGTGGAAGCGGCAACCGCCTACGAAAATTGGGCTTTGATCTTGCCCGATCGTTTCAAGCCAAAAGCCTACGAGGCGGCCTTATTTGGCGCTCGAAAAGGCAGCGATAACAAGAACATCCTTTGGGGATGGGGGAAGATCAGCAGTTTGGCGAACCGCAATCAACAATTCGAAGAGACGTTCTTTCTCGCCCGTTATCATATTGCTTTGTCTCGCTTTCTCTGGGGCCGCGCTGCGAAAGACCCAAAGTTGTTCAAGCGGGCGGAGCAAGATATTGTCCAAGTCCAAGCTCTGTACCCCGATCTCGGCGGCGATCAACACAAACAAAAATTTGAAGCCTTACTTCGGCAGATTCAGAAGGAAATAGGTAAGTAG
- a CDS encoding carboxypeptidase M32, whose product MNLSKFDFVCEKAREAMLLQTVADTLEWDERTGMPLGGGEYRARQVSYLRGKIHDLRTDAAYGEALKQLDQDMVSDAPSSTTEQIATIRGLLRNWKRDARLPSELVEQISTATVVGQQRWDAARKANDFSMFRDALDEVVRLKREAGQRIAEGTDRSVYEALLDEYEPDARVESLNRMFRDLRKPLVELIEEVRGATKQPDRSLLTRHYPIPLQQSFSHRVAEAIGFDFNRGRLDETSHPFCTTLGPSDCRILSRYDEAWLPAGLFAAMHEAGHGMYEQGLRTDWFGLPPGSYCSLGIHESQSRLWENQVGRGHAFWQWLFDDTKAHFAPVLDDVKREDLHFAMNQIEPSLIRVEADEATYNLHIIIRFDLEQQLIDGSLAIDDLPAAWNDRYESDLGIRPQSDAQGVLQDVHWSAGLIGYFPTYTIGNLASAQLYDAAALDIGDLELEISRGNFQPLLEWLGKHVHSRGQCESGDDIVKNATGKPLEATHLINYLRTKLRRLYGTEAND is encoded by the coding sequence ATGAACCTTTCGAAATTTGACTTTGTATGCGAGAAAGCTCGCGAAGCCATGTTGCTACAAACCGTAGCCGATACGCTGGAGTGGGACGAGCGAACGGGGATGCCGCTCGGTGGTGGCGAGTACCGTGCTCGGCAGGTGAGCTACTTGCGTGGGAAGATTCACGATCTTCGCACTGATGCCGCCTATGGCGAAGCGTTGAAGCAGCTCGACCAAGACATGGTCTCCGATGCTCCATCTTCTACAACCGAGCAAATCGCGACCATTCGAGGATTGCTTCGCAATTGGAAACGTGACGCGCGATTGCCAAGTGAGTTGGTCGAACAGATTTCGACGGCCACGGTCGTTGGTCAACAACGTTGGGATGCCGCTCGAAAAGCAAATGATTTCTCGATGTTCCGAGATGCTCTCGATGAGGTCGTTCGGCTCAAACGCGAAGCGGGTCAACGCATCGCGGAGGGTACCGACCGAAGCGTCTATGAGGCACTGCTTGATGAATACGAGCCCGATGCTCGAGTCGAATCGTTAAATCGGATGTTTCGCGATTTGAGGAAGCCTTTGGTTGAATTGATTGAAGAGGTTCGCGGTGCAACGAAGCAGCCCGATCGAAGCTTGCTGACGCGACACTATCCGATTCCTCTGCAGCAGTCATTTAGCCATCGCGTTGCCGAAGCGATTGGTTTCGATTTCAACCGAGGGCGATTGGACGAAACCTCTCATCCTTTTTGCACCACACTCGGCCCGAGCGATTGTCGGATTCTTAGCCGATATGATGAGGCCTGGTTGCCGGCCGGCTTGTTTGCCGCGATGCACGAAGCGGGGCACGGCATGTATGAACAAGGTTTGCGGACGGATTGGTTCGGCTTGCCGCCTGGTTCGTATTGCTCACTCGGCATTCACGAATCTCAATCCCGATTATGGGAAAACCAAGTTGGCCGCGGCCATGCATTTTGGCAATGGCTGTTTGATGATACGAAGGCCCACTTTGCTCCGGTGCTAGATGATGTCAAACGCGAGGATTTGCATTTCGCGATGAATCAGATCGAGCCATCGTTGATTCGAGTCGAAGCGGACGAAGCGACCTACAATCTGCACATTATCATTCGCTTTGATTTGGAACAGCAACTCATTGACGGGTCGCTTGCCATCGACGATTTACCCGCAGCGTGGAACGACCGATATGAAAGCGACTTAGGGATCCGCCCTCAATCGGATGCCCAAGGAGTGTTGCAAGACGTCCATTGGAGTGCAGGATTGATTGGCTATTTTCCAACCTATACGATAGGGAATCTAGCGAGTGCTCAGCTGTATGATGCAGCAGCACTTGACATCGGTGATTTGGAATTAGAGATCTCGCGTGGAAACTTCCAGCCGCTTTTGGAGTGGCTTGGAAAGCATGTTCATAGCCGAGGTCAATGTGAGAGCGGGGATGACATTGTCAAGAATGCTACTGGCAAACCACTCGAAGCGACGCATTTGATTAACTATCTGCGAACCAAGCTCCGACGTTTATACGGGACGGAAGCGAACGATTGA
- a CDS encoding dienelactone hydrolase family protein, protein MERRPTAGLGLAASWPPEDERDFIEEEEEGEEFIEYGCLANLGGDLREVPSPCPQRVLYLPAFRKGFFMLFLNTRSDSTRVLLLLAFVCLSNASFGSTTNANGEAQNPGATDDPITMLEVAVRGNVELSQIREMSFAEQPLSRQQAELASKLLWDQYQLLIRRNRAEEMRAKKIVVGEYAMPFDYKVFGEQPSEGRSLYISMHGGGGTAAIVNDSQWENQKRLYQPKEGVYVAPRAPTDSWNMWHQAHVDTCFARLIENMIVFENVDPNRVSIMGYSAGGDGVYQLAPRMADRWAAAAMMAGHPNNASPLSLRNIGFTIHVGQNDNGFHRNEVAAKWSAKLAELHSSDPKGYKHYVEIHQGKGHWMDRQDAVALDWMAKFTRNLRPEKVVWKQSGVFHHRFYWLAVDESQQPKNSLIVATHQGQSFDIETEDVKRLTIRMDDSMIDFDQPITITAGEKVLYEGRVTRTLETLIKTLTERGDPNAVFSAEVAVTL, encoded by the coding sequence TTGGAACGTCGGCCTACGGCGGGACTCGGGCTCGCAGCGTCTTGGCCGCCCGAGGACGAGCGAGATTTCATTGAGGAGGAGGAGGAGGGGGAGGAGTTCATTGAGTACGGTTGCCTTGCTAATCTTGGTGGTGATTTGCGAGAAGTACCCTCTCCCTGCCCCCAACGGGTTCTTTATTTACCGGCATTCCGAAAAGGCTTTTTTATGCTCTTTCTAAACACTCGAAGCGATTCCACTCGCGTGCTGCTCCTGCTAGCGTTTGTTTGTCTATCCAATGCCTCCTTTGGATCAACGACGAATGCAAATGGCGAAGCTCAAAATCCTGGTGCAACCGACGATCCGATCACGATGCTTGAGGTTGCTGTCCGAGGCAACGTCGAGCTAAGCCAGATTCGAGAGATGTCATTCGCGGAGCAGCCACTATCTCGACAGCAGGCAGAACTGGCGAGCAAGCTGCTTTGGGATCAATACCAATTGCTGATTCGCCGCAATCGAGCCGAGGAAATGCGAGCGAAGAAAATCGTGGTTGGCGAATACGCGATGCCGTTTGACTACAAAGTATTCGGCGAGCAACCATCGGAGGGGCGAAGCTTGTATATCTCGATGCATGGTGGCGGGGGGACGGCAGCCATCGTCAACGATTCTCAGTGGGAAAATCAAAAGCGTTTGTATCAACCCAAGGAGGGCGTCTACGTCGCTCCTCGCGCTCCGACCGATAGTTGGAACATGTGGCACCAAGCCCATGTGGATACTTGCTTCGCTCGGCTGATCGAAAACATGATCGTTTTTGAAAACGTTGACCCCAATCGTGTTTCTATCATGGGTTATTCCGCGGGCGGCGACGGAGTCTATCAACTTGCACCACGGATGGCGGATCGCTGGGCCGCCGCGGCGATGATGGCGGGCCATCCCAACAACGCCTCACCGCTCAGCCTTCGCAACATCGGCTTCACCATTCATGTCGGGCAAAACGACAATGGCTTTCATCGCAACGAGGTTGCCGCAAAATGGTCGGCAAAGCTTGCCGAATTACATTCCTCGGACCCTAAGGGCTACAAGCACTATGTTGAAATCCATCAAGGCAAAGGACATTGGATGGATCGCCAAGATGCTGTCGCACTCGATTGGATGGCAAAGTTTACGCGCAACCTTCGCCCCGAAAAGGTCGTTTGGAAACAGAGTGGTGTTTTTCACCATCGATTCTATTGGTTGGCAGTCGATGAATCGCAACAGCCAAAAAATTCGTTGATTGTTGCAACTCATCAAGGACAGTCGTTCGATATCGAAACCGAGGATGTCAAAAGGCTTACGATCCGCATGGATGATTCGATGATCGATTTCGACCAGCCGATCACCATCACAGCAGGTGAAAAAGTGCTCTACGAGGGCAGGGTGACGCGGACACTCGAAACTCTTATCAAGACACTCACAGAACGAGGAGACCCAAACGCGGTCTTTTCAGCGGAAGTAGCCGTGACGCTGTAG